One region of Juglans regia cultivar Chandler chromosome 4, Walnut 2.0, whole genome shotgun sequence genomic DNA includes:
- the LOC118348202 gene encoding protein FAR-RED IMPAIRED RESPONSE 1-like produces MDGDDEPVSGMEFNSLEDLMNYYKEYGKKRGFGVMTKRSERGEDETVRYVTLACARGGKARNRTINVANPRPTGKTECKAKINALKVADGKFRLTTVHNLHNHGLSPKKSRFFRCNREVSESVKRVLDTNDLAGIRMNKSFGSLVVGAGGFENLPFLEKDCRNYIDKARHLRLGAGGAGALRDYFLRMQYKNPGFFALMDLDDEGRLKNVFWADPRSRAAYQYFGDVCMDGIAPKAIITDQDRAMKNAIKIVFPESRHRFCLWHILKKVPEKLGCYGSYKEFIR; encoded by the exons ATGGATGGCGATGATGAGCCCGTTTCGGGAATGGAATTTAATTCATTAGAAGATTTAATGaattattataaggaatatggCAAAAAACgcgggtttggggtgatgacaaaaAGGAGTGAGAGGGGAGAGGATGAGACTGTGAGATATGTCACTCTTGCCTGTGCCCGTGGAGGGAAGGCCCGGAATAGGACTATAAATGTCGCCAACCCACGTCCGACAGGAAAGACGGAATGTAAGGCAAAAATTAATGCATTAAAAGTTGCTGACGGAAAGTTTCGGCTGACTACAGTTCACAATCTCCACAACCACGGCCTCAGTCCAAAGAAATCTCGGTTCTTTCGATGTAATCGAGAAGTGAGTGAATCTGTTAAAAGGGTCCTAGATACAAATGATTTGGCCGGCATCCGAATGAATAAAAGTTTTGGGTCTCTTGTTGTTGGCGCGGGTGGTTTTGAGAACCTCCCGTTTTTGGAAAAGGATTGTCGTAACTACATCGACAAGGCACGACATCTACGATTGGGCGCTGGTGGTGCTGGAGCGCTTCGAGACTACTTTCTACGaatgcagtacaaaaatccgGGGTTCTTTGCACtaatggatttggatgatgaagggaggttaaaaaatgttttttgggcAGACCCCCGTAGTAGAGCAGCTTACCAATATTTCGGGGATGTC tgtatggatggtatagcaCCGAAGGCTATTATTACTGACCAAGACAGagccatgaaaaatgcaattaagATTGTTTTCCCAGAAAGCCGACATAGATTTTGCTTGTGGCATATCCTTAAGAAAGTCCCTGAAAAGCTTGGCTGTTATGGTTCTTACAAAG AGTTTATACGCTGA